A section of the Prochlorococcus sp. MIT 1341 genome encodes:
- the dnaB gene encoding replicative DNA helicase, with protein MGRRLDSLEPRFESPPDLLPPQNLEAEESVLGGILLDPDAISRVADLLQPEAFYLNAHREIFRTAVMLHSQGKPTDLTAMTAWLADTGALDKVGGSKRLIELVERVASTASIEQVARLVLDKFLRRQLIRSGNEVIQLGFEQTMPMDELLDKAEQTIFAISQEKPSKGLTPTSEILTSTFNEIESRSLGTSVAGIPVNFYDLDAMTQGLQRSDLIIVAGRPAMGKTSIVLNLAKNVAQLHSLPVCVFSLEMSKEQLTYRLLSMELGIESGRLRTGRLQEDEWPLLGQGINTLGQLPIFIDDKPNSGVLEMRSLCRRLMAEQGKELGLIVIDYLQLMEGSTPDNRVQELSRITRGLKGMARELKVPVVALSQLSRGVESRTNKRPMLSDLRESGSIEQDADLVLMIYRDEYYNPETTDRGITEVIVTKHRNGPVGTVKLLFEPQFTRFRNLAA; from the coding sequence ATGGGAAGGAGGCTTGATTCTCTAGAACCTCGTTTTGAATCACCCCCGGATCTTTTACCTCCGCAAAATTTGGAGGCCGAGGAATCGGTTTTAGGCGGAATACTGCTTGATCCGGATGCAATTAGTCGAGTGGCTGATTTGCTTCAGCCGGAGGCTTTTTACCTGAACGCTCATCGAGAGATTTTTAGGACAGCTGTGATGTTGCATAGCCAAGGCAAGCCGACTGATTTGACTGCAATGACTGCATGGCTTGCTGACACGGGTGCTTTAGACAAGGTCGGAGGGAGCAAGCGTCTTATTGAATTAGTTGAACGTGTTGCTTCAACGGCCTCTATTGAGCAGGTTGCTCGGTTGGTCCTAGATAAGTTTTTGCGCCGGCAATTGATACGTTCTGGTAATGAAGTTATTCAACTTGGTTTTGAGCAAACCATGCCTATGGATGAGCTTCTTGATAAAGCTGAGCAGACAATCTTTGCGATTAGTCAGGAAAAACCATCGAAGGGCTTAACGCCCACATCAGAAATTCTTACTAGCACATTTAATGAGATTGAAAGTAGATCCTTGGGGACTTCTGTTGCTGGAATTCCAGTTAATTTTTACGATTTAGATGCAATGACTCAGGGCTTACAAAGGAGTGATTTGATCATTGTTGCTGGAAGGCCAGCGATGGGAAAAACTTCGATCGTTTTGAATCTGGCTAAGAATGTTGCGCAACTTCATAGCCTTCCAGTTTGTGTTTTTAGTTTAGAGATGAGCAAAGAGCAGCTTACTTATCGTTTGCTTTCTATGGAGTTAGGGATTGAAAGTGGTCGTTTAAGGACGGGTCGATTACAGGAGGATGAGTGGCCTTTACTTGGACAAGGGATTAATACCCTTGGTCAGTTGCCAATTTTTATTGATGACAAACCTAATTCTGGAGTTTTGGAAATGCGTTCTTTGTGCAGACGTCTTATGGCAGAACAAGGTAAAGAATTGGGTTTAATAGTGATTGACTATTTACAGCTGATGGAGGGTTCTACACCCGACAATCGTGTTCAAGAACTTTCTAGGATCACTAGGGGACTGAAAGGGATGGCAAGAGAGTTGAAGGTTCCTGTGGTTGCTTTGTCTCAGCTAAGTCGAGGTGTTGAATCTCGTACAAATAAGCGACCAATGCTTAGTGACCTTAGAGAGTCTGGCTCAATTGAGCAGGATGCTGATTTGGTTTTAATGATTTATCGAGATGAGTATTACAATCCTGAGACAACAGATAGAGGAATAACTGAAGTCATAGTTACCAAGCACAGAAATGGACCTGTTGGTACAGTCAAGCTTCTATTTGAGCCTCAATTCACGCGTT
- the rplI gene encoding 50S ribosomal protein L9 — protein sequence MAKRVQVVLNEDILSLGKNGDLVEVAPGYARNFLLPFGKALPVTPAVLKQVAHRRAKQAEHEAALKQEAIDFQTALVTIGRFTVKKQIGEDEVLFGTVTNGDVAQVIQEATKKEVDRRNITVPEIHRVGSYKVQVKLHTDVTAEINLEVVSY from the coding sequence ATGGCTAAGCGAGTACAAGTAGTTCTTAATGAGGATATTCTTAGCCTTGGCAAGAACGGAGATCTGGTTGAGGTTGCTCCTGGATATGCAAGGAACTTTTTATTACCTTTTGGGAAAGCTCTACCCGTTACTCCCGCGGTGTTGAAACAGGTCGCTCATCGGAGGGCTAAGCAGGCTGAGCATGAAGCAGCACTTAAACAAGAAGCAATTGATTTTCAAACTGCCCTTGTCACTATCGGAAGGTTTACTGTCAAGAAACAAATTGGGGAGGATGAAGTTTTATTTGGCACAGTGACCAATGGGGATGTCGCGCAGGTCATTCAAGAAGCTACGAAAAAGGAGGTAGACAGAAGAAATATCACTGTCCCTGAAATCCATCGTGTTGGAAGTTACAAAGTTCAGGTCAAGCTTCATACTGATGTCACTGCAGAGATCAATCTTGAAGTTGTTAGTTACTGA
- a CDS encoding acyl-CoA desaturase, whose amino-acid sequence MASGVFAAPAPLSRPVASRKAMEYSEKLQVSSTGITKHWKKEQKRWGTIGFMIVIHLLTVFALFPKFWSFQAVSALLILYWVTACLGVTLGYHRLLSHRSFRVPRWLERFFATCGALSCQHGPIDWVGLHRHHHTFSDTDADHHNSHRGFWWSHMGWMFQPIPAMKAVSRLSGDLYRDPYYRWLNKNFLLLQVPLGAMLFWIGTINGVGGWSMVLWGIPLRLVLVYHVTWLVNSATHCWGSEVYDSGDNSKNNPWVAALTFGEGWHNNHHAYPNSALQGLQAGQVDLTWQHIRLLRFLGLASKIRLPAKY is encoded by the coding sequence ATGGCTTCAGGTGTGTTTGCTGCCCCAGCTCCTTTGTCTAGGCCTGTAGCCTCCCGTAAGGCAATGGAATATTCCGAAAAGTTGCAAGTCTCTTCAACAGGTATTACGAAGCACTGGAAAAAAGAACAAAAGCGCTGGGGAACGATTGGCTTCATGATCGTTATCCATTTATTAACAGTATTTGCTCTATTCCCAAAATTTTGGAGTTTTCAAGCTGTTTCAGCTTTGTTGATTTTGTATTGGGTGACGGCATGCTTGGGCGTCACCCTTGGTTATCACAGGCTTCTTTCTCATCGCTCATTTCGAGTTCCAAGATGGTTAGAGCGATTTTTTGCTACTTGTGGTGCATTGAGTTGTCAACATGGACCTATTGACTGGGTAGGCCTACACCGTCATCACCATACTTTTTCTGATACTGATGCGGACCATCACAACAGTCATAGAGGTTTTTGGTGGAGTCATATGGGATGGATGTTTCAACCTATTCCTGCGATGAAAGCTGTTTCTCGATTAAGCGGAGATTTATATAGGGACCCTTATTATCGTTGGCTGAATAAAAATTTTCTCTTGCTTCAAGTCCCTTTAGGGGCAATGCTTTTTTGGATTGGTACGATTAATGGAGTAGGCGGCTGGTCAATGGTTCTTTGGGGAATACCACTTCGTTTAGTTTTGGTTTATCACGTTACTTGGTTAGTTAATTCTGCTACGCATTGTTGGGGCAGTGAGGTCTATGACAGTGGTGATAATTCTAAGAACAATCCTTGGGTAGCAGCTCTGACTTTTGGGGAGGGTTGGCACAACAATCATCATGCATACCCTAACTCAGCTCTACAAGGTCTCCAAGCAGGACAAGTAGACTTGACCTGGCAGCATATACGTCTTCTTAGGTTTCTTGGTTTGGCCAGCAAGATTAGATTGCCTGCTAAGTATTAG
- a CDS encoding acyl-CoA desaturase, which produces MVSDISVSQKTSRELRLREGIGLRRKRLPLSQRKFRAGTTGFMFLMHVAAVFALLPRFWSLPAVLAFSFLYWVTVLGVTLGLHRLLAHRSFDTPVWVERIFVFMGSLACQSGPIEWVALHRHHHKFSDQPNDHHDAGRGFWWSHSEWMLHEIPALRISDKFVGDLVQDPFYCWLDHWFLLLQIPLGLALYWVGNLTQVHGGGLGLFLWGVPLRLVVVYHVTWLVNSATHKFGYRNFDSPDLSTNCWWVAIFSFGEGWHNNHHAYPMSARHGLRWFEFDFTWQHIKLLRNLGLARQVRQAKYLP; this is translated from the coding sequence TTGGTATCAGATATTTCAGTATCCCAAAAGACTAGTAGGGAGCTGCGATTAAGAGAGGGGATTGGTTTACGACGGAAACGGTTGCCTTTGTCTCAAAGAAAATTTAGAGCTGGGACAACAGGCTTTATGTTTTTGATGCACGTGGCTGCTGTTTTTGCCTTGCTTCCAAGGTTTTGGAGCTTGCCAGCTGTTTTAGCTTTTTCTTTCCTTTATTGGGTAACGGTTTTAGGCGTAACGCTTGGCTTGCATAGACTTCTCGCTCATAGGAGTTTTGATACACCAGTCTGGGTTGAGAGAATATTTGTTTTTATGGGATCTTTAGCTTGTCAAAGTGGGCCTATTGAATGGGTTGCACTCCACAGGCATCATCATAAGTTTTCTGATCAGCCAAATGACCATCATGATGCTGGTCGTGGTTTTTGGTGGAGTCATAGTGAGTGGATGTTGCATGAGATACCTGCTCTTCGTATAAGTGATAAATTTGTTGGTGATCTAGTCCAAGACCCCTTTTACTGTTGGCTTGATCATTGGTTTTTGCTGTTACAAATACCTCTTGGATTAGCCCTTTATTGGGTGGGGAATTTAACTCAGGTTCATGGAGGAGGCTTAGGTCTATTTTTATGGGGAGTTCCCTTGAGATTAGTTGTTGTTTACCATGTGACTTGGTTAGTCAATTCTGCTACACATAAATTTGGCTATAGAAATTTTGATTCGCCAGATTTGTCTACTAATTGTTGGTGGGTTGCTATTTTTTCATTTGGAGAGGGTTGGCATAATAACCATCATGCTTATCCAATGAGTGCCCGTCATGGATTGCGATGGTTTGAATTTGATTTCACATGGCAACATATAAAACTATTGAGAAACTTAGGATTAGCGCGTCAAGTCCGTCAGGCGAAATATCTTCCATGA
- a CDS encoding aminotransferase class I/II-fold pyridoxal phosphate-dependent enzyme yields MQKLPSNELNEHLIEAWANNEIASAFKRIESSVSAKTTCVMGHLEKVLDAFSSERIGTQHFSSFTGYGHGDENREAIDRVFARVLGAEKAAIRLQLVSGTHAICSALFGVLRPGDELLCITGQPYETLEAVIGTRGKGQGSLIDFGVSYEELNLRNDGTVDLEELDKALETPRKMILIQRSCGYSWRPSLRIDSIKVLCEKIHKKQPKCVCFVDNCYGEFVEDKEPTEVGADLIAGSLIKNLGGTITPTGGYIAGKTDLVEQACYRLTSPGIGSKGGSGFDLYRLVLQGLFLAPQMVSEALIGAELIAEVFSSLGFDVNPTSGQNRGDIIQAVCLKSEEALTVVCKAFQASSPIGSYLDPIPGEMPGYSNDLLMAGGTFIDGSTSEFSADAPLKPPFNLYIQGGTHHTHVKIALRRALIALIRAKLISFPTTN; encoded by the coding sequence GTGCAAAAACTTCCCTCCAATGAACTCAACGAGCATTTAATCGAGGCATGGGCCAATAACGAAATAGCCTCTGCTTTTAAACGAATTGAGAGTTCCGTTTCTGCAAAAACTACCTGCGTGATGGGCCACCTTGAAAAAGTTTTAGATGCGTTCTCATCAGAACGCATTGGAACACAACACTTTTCTAGCTTTACAGGCTACGGCCATGGTGATGAAAATAGAGAAGCAATAGACAGGGTATTCGCAAGAGTACTAGGTGCTGAGAAGGCTGCCATCCGTTTACAACTGGTAAGTGGAACACATGCAATTTGCAGCGCATTATTTGGAGTGCTTAGGCCGGGAGATGAGCTCTTGTGCATCACTGGACAACCTTACGAAACCCTAGAGGCAGTAATTGGGACAAGAGGGAAAGGACAGGGATCCCTAATTGATTTTGGTGTCTCCTACGAAGAACTGAACCTAAGGAATGATGGAACAGTTGATTTAGAAGAACTAGACAAGGCTTTGGAAACCCCAAGAAAAATGATTTTAATTCAACGCAGTTGTGGCTATAGCTGGAGGCCTTCTCTAAGAATTGATTCCATTAAAGTCTTATGCGAAAAAATACACAAGAAGCAACCAAAATGTGTATGTTTTGTAGATAATTGCTACGGAGAATTTGTAGAAGATAAAGAGCCAACTGAAGTAGGGGCTGACCTAATAGCTGGCTCCTTAATAAAGAATCTTGGAGGAACTATTACCCCTACAGGTGGTTATATAGCTGGAAAAACTGATTTAGTTGAACAAGCCTGCTATCGCTTAACTTCACCTGGTATAGGAAGTAAAGGTGGAAGTGGCTTTGATTTATATCGACTAGTGTTACAAGGTCTCTTCTTAGCTCCTCAAATGGTTTCAGAAGCGCTTATTGGGGCTGAGCTGATTGCAGAAGTTTTTTCATCTCTTGGGTTTGATGTAAACCCAACATCTGGACAAAATCGAGGAGATATTATTCAGGCAGTTTGCTTAAAAAGTGAGGAAGCACTAACAGTAGTTTGTAAAGCATTCCAAGCCTCTTCACCAATTGGTTCATATCTAGACCCAATACCAGGAGAGATGCCTGGTTACAGCAATGATTTACTCATGGCAGGTGGCACATTTATTGATGGGAGCACAAGCGAATTTTCTGCTGACGCACCTCTAAAACCACCTTTCAACTTATACATACAAGGTGGAACCCATCACACACATGTCAAAATTGCTTTAAGGCGAGCATTAATCGCTCTCATAAGAGCTAAATTAATTTCTTTCCCTACCACCAACTAG
- the gcvH gene encoding glycine cleavage system protein GcvH, whose translation MAFNFPEHFHFADSHEYANPLGDVVKIGISAYAVDQLGDIVFVDLPETGTQLIRGKSFGSVESVKAVEDMYSPISGEVLEINQSVLDSPEELQNDPHDKGWLMLLRPSDPNEIDQLMDATTYSNKVNPK comes from the coding sequence ATGGCCTTTAACTTTCCAGAACACTTTCACTTTGCGGATAGCCACGAATATGCCAATCCCTTAGGAGATGTCGTCAAAATAGGCATCAGTGCATATGCCGTAGATCAACTAGGTGACATAGTTTTTGTTGACCTGCCTGAAACCGGTACCCAACTAATTCGAGGTAAAAGCTTTGGTTCAGTAGAATCAGTCAAAGCAGTTGAAGATATGTATTCCCCCATTAGTGGAGAAGTTTTAGAGATCAATCAATCGGTCCTAGATAGCCCTGAAGAACTTCAAAACGATCCTCATGACAAAGGATGGCTAATGCTGCTACGTCCTAGCGATCCAAACGAAATAGACCAACTTATGGACGCAACAACTTATTCCAACAAGGTCAATCCCAAATAA
- the gcvP gene encoding aminomethyl-transferring glycine dehydrogenase — protein sequence MEASSIYCEEFLTRHIGPNALDQQKMLQELGHSDLAEFIAKVIPSEILEKKSIDTKLPWGCSETEALEELNEIANKNILKRSLIGLGYYGTATPSLIKRQILENPSWYTAYTPYQAEISQGRLEALFNFQTLISELTGLPIANASLLDEGTAAAEAMTVSLSACKKQNAKHYLVDREVFPQTLSILQTRAKPLGIKIEIDDPKKFIFDESVFGVLLQLPGKNGEIWNPVQIIKKAHTVNAIATVAIDPLAQILLAPIGKLDADIAIGSVQRLGIPIAFGGPHAAFFATKEKFKRQVPGRLVGKSIDTEGNTALRLALQTREQHIRRDKATSNICTAQVLLAIMASFFAIHHGPEGLKAIAERIINLRRKFEIGLKKLDYKVQDINRFDSIDVICSHAPEVHKEALSKGFNLRILPLGAREESAQGFGISFDELSNEREVKLLLEILADVNKKPIPDLHEFKISLAEELDGLPLRKEPWLEQAVFNLYRSETELLRYMQQLVTKDFSLVHGMIPLGSCTMKLNACSELSPISWATFSSIHPFTPSYQTLGYQKMISDLEDWLGYLTGFSGISLQPNAGSQGEFAGLLIIRSWHNSCGEEHRNICLIPTSAHGTNPASAVMAGMKVVPIQCDENGNIDINDLQNKAKLYSSKLAALMVTYPSTHGVFEVQIRKICNIIHTHGGQVYLDGANLNAQVGLCKPGKYGADVCHLNLHKTFCIPHGGGGPGVGPIGVAQHLVPYLPSHPLSKNSQKESIGAISAAPWGSAGILPISWMYLRMMGYKGLQKASSIALLSANYVARKLNPYYPVLFTGAHHLVAHECILDLRELKRSTGVEVDDIAKRLMDYGFHAPTISWPVAGTLMIEPTESESLNELDRFCDAMIAIRKEIQAIEDGRSDTQNNPLKHAPHTLTAITSEEWDRPYSRREGAFPFEIQLKNKFWPAVSRINNAYGDRNLVCTCSSMEELS from the coding sequence ATTGAGGCTTCAAGCATTTACTGTGAAGAGTTTCTTACAAGGCATATTGGCCCGAATGCTCTAGACCAGCAAAAAATGCTCCAAGAACTTGGTCATTCAGACCTCGCTGAATTTATAGCCAAAGTTATTCCTTCAGAAATCCTCGAGAAAAAATCAATAGACACAAAACTACCTTGGGGATGCTCTGAAACTGAGGCCTTAGAAGAGCTGAATGAAATTGCGAATAAAAACATACTTAAGCGTTCACTGATTGGATTGGGCTATTACGGCACAGCAACGCCATCTTTGATCAAGCGCCAAATCTTAGAGAACCCTTCCTGGTATACGGCCTACACACCTTATCAAGCAGAAATTTCTCAAGGCAGACTCGAAGCCCTTTTCAACTTCCAAACACTGATCAGTGAATTAACAGGTCTACCTATTGCGAATGCTTCCCTCCTGGATGAAGGGACAGCCGCTGCAGAAGCTATGACTGTAAGTCTTTCTGCATGCAAAAAACAAAATGCAAAGCACTACTTAGTAGATCGAGAAGTCTTTCCACAAACACTCTCAATTCTACAAACAAGAGCTAAACCTCTAGGAATAAAAATTGAAATAGATGATCCCAAAAAATTTATATTTGACGAAAGTGTTTTTGGTGTACTTCTACAATTACCAGGTAAAAATGGAGAAATTTGGAATCCAGTCCAAATTATTAAAAAGGCTCATACTGTAAATGCAATCGCAACGGTAGCTATTGATCCACTTGCACAGATCTTGCTTGCACCAATTGGGAAGCTAGACGCTGATATCGCGATCGGAAGTGTCCAGCGACTCGGAATCCCTATTGCCTTCGGCGGACCACATGCTGCTTTTTTCGCAACCAAAGAGAAATTTAAAAGGCAAGTTCCTGGAAGACTTGTTGGGAAATCAATAGATACTGAAGGAAACACTGCTTTAAGGCTTGCCTTACAAACAAGAGAGCAGCATATCCGTCGCGATAAAGCAACAAGCAACATTTGTACAGCTCAAGTGCTATTAGCAATAATGGCCTCATTTTTTGCCATTCATCATGGTCCAGAAGGACTAAAAGCAATTGCTGAAAGAATAATTAACTTACGAAGAAAATTTGAAATAGGCCTGAAAAAACTAGATTATAAAGTTCAAGATATTAACCGTTTCGATAGCATTGACGTCATTTGTTCTCATGCCCCCGAAGTACACAAGGAAGCCTTATCAAAAGGATTTAATCTAAGAATTCTGCCTCTAGGCGCAAGAGAAGAATCAGCACAAGGCTTTGGGATCAGCTTTGATGAACTTAGCAACGAGCGAGAGGTCAAACTACTTCTAGAAATCCTGGCAGATGTCAATAAAAAACCAATCCCTGACCTGCATGAATTTAAAATCTCCCTTGCAGAAGAACTTGATGGTCTTCCTCTCAGAAAAGAGCCTTGGTTAGAGCAAGCTGTTTTTAACCTTTATAGAAGTGAAACCGAGTTACTGAGATACATGCAGCAATTAGTAACGAAGGATTTTTCATTGGTTCATGGAATGATCCCTCTTGGGAGTTGCACGATGAAACTAAATGCTTGCTCTGAATTAAGTCCAATTAGCTGGGCAACTTTTTCATCAATACATCCATTTACCCCAAGTTATCAAACCTTAGGGTATCAAAAAATGATTTCCGATCTTGAGGATTGGCTTGGTTATTTAACTGGTTTCTCAGGAATATCACTACAGCCTAATGCCGGTTCTCAAGGTGAATTTGCAGGCCTACTAATTATCCGTTCGTGGCATAACTCATGCGGAGAAGAACATAGAAATATATGCCTAATACCTACAAGTGCTCATGGCACGAATCCAGCCAGTGCTGTTATGGCAGGCATGAAGGTTGTACCCATTCAATGCGATGAGAATGGTAATATTGATATAAATGATTTACAAAATAAAGCAAAATTATATTCTTCAAAATTAGCCGCGTTAATGGTTACATATCCATCAACACATGGTGTCTTTGAAGTACAAATTCGGAAAATCTGCAACATTATTCACACGCATGGCGGTCAAGTTTATTTGGATGGAGCCAACCTGAATGCGCAAGTTGGTCTATGCAAGCCAGGTAAATATGGTGCTGATGTATGTCACCTGAACTTACATAAAACATTTTGCATTCCGCATGGTGGTGGTGGACCTGGAGTCGGACCTATAGGAGTAGCACAACATTTAGTTCCTTATCTCCCATCTCACCCACTCAGCAAAAACAGTCAAAAAGAATCAATTGGTGCAATATCCGCCGCCCCATGGGGAAGCGCGGGCATCCTTCCTATTAGCTGGATGTATTTAAGAATGATGGGTTATAAAGGCCTGCAGAAAGCTAGTTCAATAGCTTTATTGTCAGCCAATTACGTAGCTAGGAAACTAAATCCTTATTATCCAGTCTTATTTACAGGTGCTCATCATCTAGTGGCACATGAATGTATTTTGGATTTAAGAGAGCTCAAGCGATCTACAGGTGTGGAAGTTGATGATATTGCGAAAAGACTTATGGACTATGGCTTTCATGCACCAACCATAAGTTGGCCAGTGGCAGGAACCCTTATGATCGAGCCCACAGAAAGTGAGAGCTTGAATGAATTAGATCGATTCTGCGATGCAATGATTGCGATCAGAAAAGAAATCCAAGCAATTGAAGATGGACGTAGTGACACACAAAACAATCCTCTTAAACATGCTCCGCACACTTTGACTGCTATTACCTCCGAAGAATGGGACCGCCCATACTCACGCAGAGAGGGGGCATTTCCATTCGAAATACAACTCAAAAACAAGTTCTGGCCAGCGGTTTCAAGAATAAACAATGCCTATGGAGATAGAAATCTCGTATGCACCTGCAGCTCCATGGAAGAACTCAGCTAG
- a CDS encoding NAD(P)H-dependent oxidoreductase — MSSLKDLLIITASNGENLKLAKRFVQIAAGLGLNPHVVDLTEFDCPLYNPRTHAKLGIPSEVAVLSQELLSYERWVICAPEYNGSIPPVLTSAIAWLSVQGDDFRNLFNGRPIAMASFSGGGGLELLLSLRIQLTHLGAEVLGRQLMSNSSKPAKDSSIEDLLIRLMQKKLLKL; from the coding sequence ATGTCGTCTCTAAAGGATCTTTTGATTATCACAGCAAGTAATGGGGAGAATTTAAAACTTGCAAAACGGTTTGTTCAAATTGCTGCAGGACTTGGCCTAAACCCGCATGTGGTGGATTTGACAGAGTTTGATTGTCCTTTGTACAACCCAAGGACGCATGCAAAGCTCGGTATTCCCTCAGAAGTGGCTGTTTTAAGCCAAGAGTTACTTTCTTATGAACGTTGGGTGATATGTGCGCCCGAATATAACGGCTCAATCCCACCTGTTTTGACAAGTGCCATTGCTTGGCTTTCTGTTCAAGGTGATGATTTTCGAAATCTTTTTAATGGTCGCCCTATTGCTATGGCTAGTTTTTCAGGGGGTGGTGGTCTCGAGCTTCTTTTATCTTTACGGATTCAGTTGACCCATTTGGGTGCTGAAGTTCTTGGCAGACAGCTGATGAGCAATAGCTCAAAGCCTGCCAAGGATTCCTCTATAGAGGATTTATTGATCCGATTAATGCAAAAGAAACTACTGAAGCTTTGA
- a CDS encoding diflavin flavoprotein: protein MGFFFNSNSENHPDQLEIVQIPIEPGLVCLRGLSPKRLRFELEYGLERGSTDNSFLFISSLADRNNAQVVVLVHPPGGIYSKVFLPALADALPTKISKFYVVIGHVNPNRVAFLKKLVDLYPFIELVSSNPAAQLLNELWEQKKPNSQGNGRDVNVVPISALPLVHVIKQEQQLLQFEERPIRLLPAPTPRWPGGLLAFDELSGLLMSDKFFASHICTPEWGEVNSSSTDEERRHFYDSLMYSMSTQVELILDRIDELNIRTIAPVHGPVIDSSWRSLLSNYRRWGESQHRDSLKVVLLFASAYGNTAAIADALSRGVGRTGVRIDIHNCEFTSTAELIQAIRQADAYLIGSPTLGGHAPTPIVSALGTLLAEGDRKKKVGIFGSYGWSGEALDLLENKLRNGGFSFGFEPIKVKFTPDKSMIRKLEETGTHFARTLIRADRRLRRPASGGLSINRSDSSVLALGRVVGSLCVLTVRQGSGEEALSGAMVASWVSQASFSPPGFTVSVAKDRAVETLLHSDDVFALNVLAEGREKDSMKQFLQPFAAGADRFDGLELEVSPGGQPLLKNSIAWLEARVKERMECGDHWLIYAEVLDGQVLDLDGITAVHHRKTGATY from the coding sequence ATGGGATTTTTTTTTAATAGCAATTCTGAGAATCATCCTGACCAGCTGGAGATAGTACAGATTCCAATTGAGCCAGGCTTGGTTTGTTTAAGGGGCTTAAGCCCTAAGAGGTTGAGATTTGAACTTGAATATGGTTTAGAGCGGGGTAGTACAGACAATTCTTTTTTGTTTATTTCTTCTTTGGCAGATCGGAATAATGCTCAGGTTGTGGTTTTAGTTCATCCACCAGGAGGAATTTATTCCAAAGTCTTTCTACCTGCACTTGCAGACGCTTTGCCAACAAAAATATCTAAGTTTTACGTTGTCATTGGCCATGTTAATCCCAATCGAGTGGCTTTTTTGAAGAAATTAGTTGATTTGTATCCCTTTATTGAATTAGTCAGCTCAAACCCTGCTGCGCAATTATTGAATGAGCTTTGGGAACAGAAGAAACCAAATAGTCAAGGGAATGGTAGAGATGTGAATGTTGTTCCGATCTCTGCTTTACCGCTTGTACATGTGATTAAGCAGGAACAACAACTTTTACAATTTGAGGAGCGTCCAATACGTTTGCTTCCTGCGCCAACGCCAAGATGGCCAGGAGGCCTTTTGGCTTTTGATGAACTATCAGGCCTTTTGATGAGTGATAAATTCTTTGCATCTCATATTTGTACCCCTGAGTGGGGAGAAGTTAATAGTAGTAGTACAGATGAGGAACGTCGACATTTTTACGATTCACTCATGTACTCAATGTCAACGCAAGTCGAGTTAATTCTTGATCGTATTGACGAACTTAATATTCGTACAATTGCTCCAGTTCATGGTCCGGTTATAGATTCTAGTTGGCGAAGTCTTCTTAGTAATTATCGTAGATGGGGTGAAAGTCAGCATCGTGACTCTTTAAAGGTTGTTCTTCTTTTTGCAAGCGCTTATGGTAATACTGCTGCAATAGCTGATGCCTTATCAAGAGGTGTTGGTCGGACAGGTGTGCGTATTGATATTCATAATTGTGAATTTACATCTACTGCTGAATTGATTCAGGCTATTAGACAAGCGGATGCATATCTGATTGGTTCACCTACACTTGGAGGCCATGCTCCCACTCCGATAGTTTCAGCTTTAGGAACACTTTTGGCAGAAGGAGATCGCAAAAAAAAGGTTGGGATTTTTGGTAGTTATGGTTGGAGTGGAGAGGCTTTGGATCTTCTAGAAAACAAATTACGGAATGGTGGCTTTTCTTTTGGCTTTGAACCAATCAAGGTAAAGTTTACCCCTGATAAATCAATGATAAGAAAGTTAGAGGAAACAGGGACTCACTTTGCAAGAACGTTGATAAGAGCTGATCGTCGTTTACGACGACCTGCTTCGGGAGGGTTGAGTATTAACCGAAGCGATTCTTCTGTTTTGGCATTAGGACGAGTCGTTGGTTCGTTGTGTGTTCTCACGGTTCGTCAAGGATCTGGAGAAGAGGCTTTAAGTGGAGCTATGGTTGCAAGCTGGGTTAGCCAAGCGAGTTTTTCGCCTCCTGGGTTCACAGTCTCTGTGGCAAAAGATAGGGCTGTGGAGACTTTGCTTCATAGTGATGATGTTTTTGCTTTAAATGTTCTTGCTGAAGGCAGAGAGAAGGATTCGATGAAACAATTTCTTCAGCCTTTTGCAGCGGGAGCTGATAGATTTGACGGATTGGAATTAGAAGTTAGCCCAGGTGGGCAACCTCTTCTTAAAAACTCAATTGCTTGGCTTGAAGCACGTGTTAAAGAGAGAATGGAATGCGGAGATCATTGGTTGATATATGCAGAGGTTCTCGATGGACAGGTTCTAGATCTAGATGGAATTACTGCAGTACATCACCGAAAAACAGGTGCGACTTATTAG